A window of the Gossypium arboreum isolate Shixiya-1 chromosome 2, ASM2569848v2, whole genome shotgun sequence genome harbors these coding sequences:
- the LOC108466241 gene encoding uncharacterized protein LOC108466241 translates to MEESVSKGASSLRQGGFKSSLSGRSTPRNFPTFRRLISSWTPRKEARNGTGGIQWFRSNRSVYLLLLIAFWAYLGFYVQSWWAHGDNKEEFLGFSGDPRNKLVDPELNTRRDLLADDSLVAVRNGTNKPQVYSDRKFDVILAKGNNISSRKKRSQRARFSLHKMHVKPKATMNMENGDAEGQEQAFLLKNSTYGSIVGPFGPLEDRVLEWSPEKRFGTCDSKGDFAQFVRSRRLVLVFHELSMTGAPISMMELATELLSCGATISAVVLSKKGGLMSELARRRIKVIEDRADFSFKTAMKADLVIAGSAVCASWIDQYIAHFPAGGSQIAWWIMENRREYFDRSKHVLHRVKMLMFLSELQSKQWLNWCQEENIKLRSQPSIVPLAVNDELAFVAGIPCSLNTPLASPEKMIEKRRLLRDAVRKEMGLKDSDMLVMSLSSINAGKGQLLLLESVNLMIDQDPLGTGSQVKKTLDIRLDESALARKHHLRGLVKKSCNADASCTNLMFDSRRKQEQAVKILIGSVGSKSNKVPYVEAILRFLSQHPKLSESVLWTPATTRVSSLYAAADVYVMNSQGVGETFGRVTVEAMAFGVPVLGTDGGGTKEIVEQNVSGLFHPMGRAGNWLLAENLRYMLKNPTARKQMGKDGRKQVGKRYLKRHMYGRLVEVLTRCMRRQVASSRSLIGF, encoded by the exons ATGGAGGAAAGTGTCAGCAAGGGAGCATCGTCACTAAGGCAAGGTGGTTTTAAGTCCAGTTTATCAGGAAGATCAACCCCAAGGAATTTTCCTACATTTCGGAGATTGATTTCAAGCTGGACTCCAAGAAAAGAAGCTAGAAATGGTACTGGTGGCATTCAGTGGTTTAGGAGCAACCGCTCAGTGTATTTGCTGCTTTTGATTGCCTTTTGGGCTTATCTTGGGTTTTATGTCCAATCCTGGTGGGCTCACGGTGATAACAAAGAGGAATTTTTGGGTTTCAGTGGTGATCCAAGAAATAAGCTTGTGGATCCTGAACTGAACACACGACGAGATTTGCTTGCTGATGACAGTTTAGTTGCAGTGAGAAATGGAACTAATAAACCTCAGGTCTATAGTGACAGaaagtttgatgtgattttggcaAAGGGAAATAACATTTCATCTAGGAAGAAAAGGAGTCAAAGAGCTAGATTTAGTTTGCACAAGATGCATGTTAAACCGAAGGCAACAATGAACATGGAAAATGGTGACGCCGAGGGGCAAGAACAGGCATTTCTGCTGAAAAATTCTACTTATGGATCAATTGTTGGTCCATTTGGGCCATTGGAGGACAGGGTTTTGGAGTGGAGCCCTGAAAAGCGGTTTGGAACATGTGATAGCAAGGGGGACTTTGCTCAGTTTGTTAGGTCTAGAAGATTAGTGTTGGTATTTCACGAACTATCCATGACCGGGGCTCCCATTTCAATGATGGAGTTGGCAACAGAGCTTTTGAGCTGTGGAGCCACTATATCTGCTGTGGTTCTAAGTAAGAAGGGAGGACTGATGTCTGAACTTGCAAGGAGAAGGATCAAAGTCATTGAAGATAGAGCAGATTTTAGCTTCAAAACTGCTATGAAGGCAGACCTTGTGATTGCAGGATCAGCAGTCTGTGCTTCATGGATTG ATCAATATATAGCTCATTTCCCAGCTGGAGGAAGTCAAATCGCTTGGTGGATTATGGAAAACAGAAGGGAATACTTTGACCGGTCAAAGCATGTTCTACACCGGGTGAAAATGCTTATGTTCTTATCTGAATTGCAGAGTAAACAGTGGCTTAACTGGTGTCAAGAAGAAAATATCAAGTTGAGATCTCAGCCTTCTATTGTTCCACTTGCTGTTAATGATGAGCTGGCTTTTGTTGCTGGAATCCCTTGTTCTCTAAACACTCCATTGGCTAGCCCAGAAAAGATGATCGAGAAAAGGCGGTTATTACGAGATGCAGTAAGAAAAGAGATGGGTTTGAAAGATAGTGATATGCTTGTGATGTCTCTAAGTAGCATAAATGCTGGAAAGGGCCAACTCTTGCTACTTGAGTCAGTAAACCTTATGATTGATCAGGATCCTCTGGGAACTGGTTCTCAAGTTAAAAAAACATTGGATATAAGGCTAGATGAGTCAGCCTTGgctagaaaacatcatttaagaggtttggttaaaAAATCATGCAATGCTGATGCATCTTGTACAAATTTGATGTTTGACAGCAGAAGAAAACAGGAACAAGCTGTAAAAATCCTCATCGGTTCTGTTGGATCTAAAAGCAACAAGGTACCTTATGTTGAAGCAATTCTACGGTTCTTGTCTCAGCATCCAAAGTTGTCAGAGTCCGTACTCTGGACTCCGGCAACTACACGTGTCTCATCACTATATGCAGCAGCAGATGTTTACGTGATGAACTCCCAG GGAGTAGGAGAAACATTTGGCAGAGTGACTGTTGAAGCAATGGCATTTGGTGTTCCG GTGTTAGGCACGGATGGTGGGGGCACAAAAGAGATAGTGGAGCAGAACGTGAGTGGGCTATTTCACCCAATGGGCCGTGCAGGCAACTGGCTCCTTGCTGAAAATCTGAGGTATATGCTGAAAAACCCGACAGCAAGGAAGCAAATGGGGAAGGACGGACGTAAACAGGTAGGAAAACGGTATCTGAAGCGGCATATGTACGGGAGATTGGTAGAGGTTTTAACCAGGTGTATGAGACGCCAAGTTGCTTCCTCTCGTTCTTTAATTGGTTTTTGA
- the LOC108467067 gene encoding protein MLN51 homolog isoform X1 encodes MATTGVEEVEYESDPEEVKRSLAMRRREAASDDDEGERDEENNAEARMDRRSVIRSDESDGQGGAADYDDGVEELDLEEVEEEVYDEYEEEEEEIDEEEIDEVGKVEVRGNVKITGDDVKEAVVENGNVDEGLGIDNNHIGEEHGEEKKENEPFAVPTAGVFYMHDDRFRDNVGGRHRRTRCGRNLWESKDDRKWGHDKFEEMTLQEKHYEEGLSSRGRYRAQSKNRGPDRGYRRGSGSKAFGKNNHQNMAPKVVRGRGPRRYEPNMKISSQAPPIQGRLSGKPLEKTSQANSGRASTLATNASTVSDPNPKHIFASSLSSASPPFYPAASSNKDTALTQKKDVHAESVSGNLCPSVTDENFSASQSNSLRGKNVVDSLSMAKLYIDDPSLSASAKPLTNMQMVPSGSSLGNTSKPTQSRVQGRVVAIPGLKACQPAPHQNQINRVSPPTQIIAVQRNPVQGYSVQGAAQQLGQHTGMPQASSPPKTATSVNSYESGEVESSETSKPLVSKGKSCVQGAGRGSFLYSGAQVMGPTGTMAVGHGDKNFPAFLPVMQFGGQHPGGLSVPAVGMAFPGYVAQPQLGLGNSEMTWLPVLTSAAGALGATYCSPYITVDGAYHARTSGQTSSTGSSSKEKNSNKPNSEWKPSQRPEAVSDEFGQRQNNPNKQPRRYSEMSFSK; translated from the exons ATGGCTACTACGGGAGTAGAGGAGGTGGAATACGAGAGTGATCCAGAGGAGGTGAAGCGTTCTCTGGCAATGCGGAGGAGGGAGGCGGCCAGTGACGATGACGAAGGAGAAAGGGACGAAGAGAATAATGCTGAGGCGAGGATGGATCGAAGGTCTGTGATTCGTTCCGATGAATCCGACGGTCAGGGCGGTGCTGCAGATTACGATGATGGCGTAGAAGAATTGGACTTAGAAGAAGTCGAAGAAGAAGTTTATGATGAATACgaggaagaggaagaagaaattgatgaagaggAGATAGATGAAGTTGGTAAAGTAGAAGTGCGAGGCAATGTGAAGATAACTGGAGACGATGTGAAGGAAGCGGTTGTGGAGAATGGGAATGTGGATGAAGGACTGGGCATTGATAATAATCACATTGGAGAGGAACATGGAGAGGAAAAGAAGGAGAATGAGCCCTTTGCTGTGCCCACTGCTGGGGTGTTTTATATGCACGATGATAGATTTCGAGACAACGTTGGCGGTCGTCATAG GCGAACACGTTGTGGAAGGAATTTGTGGGAATCCAAGGATGATAGGAAATGGGGACATGACAAGTTTGAGGAGATGACTTTGCAAGAAAAGCATTATGAAGAG GGACTATCTTCTAGAGGTAGGTATCGAGCTCAGAGTAAAAATCGTGGACCAGATCGTGGTTATCGTAGAGGAAGTGGGTCCAAAGCATTTGGGAAAAACAACCACCAGAATATGGCTCCAAAGGTGGTGAGAGGGAGAGGACCTAGGAGGTATGAACCTAATATGAAAATCAGCAGTCAAGCACCTCCAATACAGGGCAGACT GTCTGGAAAGCCTCTTGAGAAAACATCACAAGCCAATTCAGGTAGAGCTTCCACCCTTGCAACAAATGCCAGTACTGTATCAGATCCTAATCCGAAACATATATTTGCGTCAAGCTTGAGTTCTGCTTCCCCACCTTTTTATCCAGCGGCGTCTTCCAACAAAGACACTGCTTTAACTCAGAAGAAAGATGTGCATGCTGAAAGTGTGAGCGGGAATCTTTGCCCTTCTGTTACAGATGAGAATTTTTCTGCTTCACAATCTAATTCATTACGAGGGAAGAATGTGGTTGATTCTCTCAGCATGGCAAAGCTTTATATTGATGATCCCAGCTTGTCTGCTTCTGCGAAGCCTTTGACCAATATGCAGATGGTACCTTCTGGATCTTCATTGGGTAATACTAGCAAACCCACTCAGTCCAGGGTACAGGGTAGAGTTGTAGCTATCCCAGGATTGAAGGCTTGTCAGCCAGCTCCTCATCAGAACCAAATCAATAGAGTTTCTCCACCAACACAGATCATTGCTGTTCAGAGAAATCCTGTTCAAGGGTACTCTGTGCAAGGGGCTGCTCAGCAGCTGGGCCAGCATACTGGTATGCCTCAAGCTTCGTCTCCACCCAAGACAGCTACGTCAGTCAATTCCTATGAATCTGGAGAGGTTGAATCTTCAGAAACAAGTAAACCCTTGGTGAGCAAGGGAAAAAGCTGTGTTCAAGGGGCTGGAAGAGGCTCTTTTCTGTACAGTGGAGCTCAGGTTATGGGACCAACAGGGACTATGGCTGTCGGCCATGGTGATAAAAACTTTCCTGCCTTTTTGCCAG TTATGCAATTTGGGGGTCAGCACCCTGGTGGCCTCAGTGTTCCTGCTGTTGGCATGGCATTTCCTGGATATGTTGCCCAGCCACAACTTGGTTTGGGAAATTCAGAAATGACGTG GTTACCAGTACTTACAAGTGCCGCTGGGGCTTTAGGGGCAACATATTGTTCACCTTATATCACTGTTGATGGGGCTTATCATGCTCGTACCTCTGGACAGACATCTTCAACAGGATCCTCAAG caaagaaaaaaattcgaACAAACCAAATAGTGAATGGAAGCCATCACAAAGACCTG AGGCTGTGAGTGATGAATTTGGGCAACGACAAAATAACCCAAATAAGCAGCCTCGCAG ATACTCCGAGATGAGCTTTAGCAAGTGA
- the LOC108467067 gene encoding protein MLN51 homolog isoform X2 has protein sequence MATTGVEEVEYESDPEEVKRSLAMRRREAASDDDEGERDEENNAEARMDRRSVIRSDESDGQGGAADYDDGVEELDLEEVEEEVYDEYEEEEEEIDEEEIDEVGKVEVRGNVKITGDDVKEAVVENGNVDEGLGIDNNHIGEEHGEEKKENEPFAVPTAGVFYMHDDRFRDNVGGRHRRTRCGRNLWESKDDRKWGHDKFEEMTLQEKHYEEGLSSRGRYRAQSKNRGPDRGYRRGSGSKAFGKNNHQNMAPKVVRGRGPRRYEPNMKISSQAPPIQGRLSGKPLEKTSQANSGRASTLATNASTVSDPNPKHIFASSLSSASPPFYPAASSNKDTALTQKKDVHAESVSGNLCPSVTDENFSASQSNSLRGKNVVDSLSMAKLYIDDPSLSASAKPLTNMQMVPSGSSLGNTSKPTQSRVQGRVVAIPGLKACQPAPHQNQINRVSPPTQIIAVQRNPVQGYSVQGAAQQLGQHTGMPQASSPPKTATSVNSYESGEVESSETSKPLVSKGKSCVQGAGRGSFLYSGAQVMGPTGTMAVGHGDKNFPAFLPGISGFARGWSLFDFICLHC, from the exons ATGGCTACTACGGGAGTAGAGGAGGTGGAATACGAGAGTGATCCAGAGGAGGTGAAGCGTTCTCTGGCAATGCGGAGGAGGGAGGCGGCCAGTGACGATGACGAAGGAGAAAGGGACGAAGAGAATAATGCTGAGGCGAGGATGGATCGAAGGTCTGTGATTCGTTCCGATGAATCCGACGGTCAGGGCGGTGCTGCAGATTACGATGATGGCGTAGAAGAATTGGACTTAGAAGAAGTCGAAGAAGAAGTTTATGATGAATACgaggaagaggaagaagaaattgatgaagaggAGATAGATGAAGTTGGTAAAGTAGAAGTGCGAGGCAATGTGAAGATAACTGGAGACGATGTGAAGGAAGCGGTTGTGGAGAATGGGAATGTGGATGAAGGACTGGGCATTGATAATAATCACATTGGAGAGGAACATGGAGAGGAAAAGAAGGAGAATGAGCCCTTTGCTGTGCCCACTGCTGGGGTGTTTTATATGCACGATGATAGATTTCGAGACAACGTTGGCGGTCGTCATAG GCGAACACGTTGTGGAAGGAATTTGTGGGAATCCAAGGATGATAGGAAATGGGGACATGACAAGTTTGAGGAGATGACTTTGCAAGAAAAGCATTATGAAGAG GGACTATCTTCTAGAGGTAGGTATCGAGCTCAGAGTAAAAATCGTGGACCAGATCGTGGTTATCGTAGAGGAAGTGGGTCCAAAGCATTTGGGAAAAACAACCACCAGAATATGGCTCCAAAGGTGGTGAGAGGGAGAGGACCTAGGAGGTATGAACCTAATATGAAAATCAGCAGTCAAGCACCTCCAATACAGGGCAGACT GTCTGGAAAGCCTCTTGAGAAAACATCACAAGCCAATTCAGGTAGAGCTTCCACCCTTGCAACAAATGCCAGTACTGTATCAGATCCTAATCCGAAACATATATTTGCGTCAAGCTTGAGTTCTGCTTCCCCACCTTTTTATCCAGCGGCGTCTTCCAACAAAGACACTGCTTTAACTCAGAAGAAAGATGTGCATGCTGAAAGTGTGAGCGGGAATCTTTGCCCTTCTGTTACAGATGAGAATTTTTCTGCTTCACAATCTAATTCATTACGAGGGAAGAATGTGGTTGATTCTCTCAGCATGGCAAAGCTTTATATTGATGATCCCAGCTTGTCTGCTTCTGCGAAGCCTTTGACCAATATGCAGATGGTACCTTCTGGATCTTCATTGGGTAATACTAGCAAACCCACTCAGTCCAGGGTACAGGGTAGAGTTGTAGCTATCCCAGGATTGAAGGCTTGTCAGCCAGCTCCTCATCAGAACCAAATCAATAGAGTTTCTCCACCAACACAGATCATTGCTGTTCAGAGAAATCCTGTTCAAGGGTACTCTGTGCAAGGGGCTGCTCAGCAGCTGGGCCAGCATACTGGTATGCCTCAAGCTTCGTCTCCACCCAAGACAGCTACGTCAGTCAATTCCTATGAATCTGGAGAGGTTGAATCTTCAGAAACAAGTAAACCCTTGGTGAGCAAGGGAAAAAGCTGTGTTCAAGGGGCTGGAAGAGGCTCTTTTCTGTACAGTGGAGCTCAGGTTATGGGACCAACAGGGACTATGGCTGTCGGCCATGGTGATAAAAACTTTCCTGCCTTTTTGCCAG GGATTTCTGGATTTGCGAGAGGTTGGAGTTTGTTTGACTTCATTTGTCTTCACTGTTAA